AATTAACGTTCACATAATTTTATAAAGAGGACAACTCTTTTTGATTTGTTGGCTGGTATTAGGACTTAATTAAAAAAGAACCCTTCCAAAAGAGTTCTTTTCTTATTTTGCACTAACTATTCAACTTGCCCGTTCTGTTGTTTCATAAGCAATAGTAGCCCAGCATCAATAATGTATTTTACCGTTGTTTTATCAGACATTTTATTATTTGGATTTTTAGTGTTAAATGCTGCAGTAATAGTTGGTGCCTCTTTATATTTTAGCTTTCCTAAACTTCAAACAAATGTTACTTTTCATTACTACATGAAACAGCAAAAAAAGCACCTGTTGCTGTTAAAACAATTGTTTCTAAAATAGATAATCTCTTTTTCATAAAACAAAAATAAAGTTAATAAAAAGTATAGCCGAGGCTATACTTCAAATTTATTTTTTTCATTATTATAATTTTTAATTTGTTCTAATAATTTATTTGTTGAGATAAAATTTTTCTTAACTTCATCAGAAATTAATTCATTACTTATTATTGTTTTTGACTCATTAAGTATCAGTTTGTAAAAAAAATCTTTGAAATCTGATGGAATTTCTTCAATTAAAGTTCATTCCCTGTTTTTTTCTTTAAAACTTAAAGTCTCATTTAAAAGTCTTAAATATTCTTCATGGTTTTTCTTGTTTTTGATATTAATTGGAAAAAGATTTTGTCTAAAAAACATTCAATCTAAAATTAATCTGCCAGTTCTCCCATTTCCTTCAGCAAAAGGGTGAATAAATTCGAAATTTATATGAAATAATAATGCTGCATTGACCTTTTCTATTTCAGTAGACATCGGATCATTTACAATGCTATTATATTTTTCCAAATTTTTAATCATATTCGATTCGATATAAAATGGACTCATAAAAACCATTTTACTTCCATCTGATTTATTTTTTTCTAATCCTGTAGTTCTATATTCACCAATAATATTTGGATAAACTTGTTTCTGAGTTTTTTTATCTCATGTAGGCATTAATCCATTAACAAATAATCTACTTAAAATACTGACATTAAAATTCTCTAACAATATTTTGCTTATTTGTTTAATATATTCATTATTTATTTCTTTTTTTTGATAAAAACCTATTTTCTCAACAAACTCAATAGCATTTTTAAAATTATAGATTTCTAATTCAATAAATATTTCCTTAATTCTTGCCAAATTTAAGGTTTCTAAAAAGCGATCATTCAAGTTTTTATTAGAGACGGAGTAATATTCTTGTGTTTCTTGTTTTTGATAGAAATATGAAATATACTGTTCTTTTGTCAATTCTTGATTTTCAATTAAGTTAGAGTTAAATCCAATATCTTCTTTTCAATATTTTAAATATTTTTCCATTTAAACACCACCTAAACATAAACATATTATACCAAAAATGTGCCCTATTTTTTTAAAGCAAGGTTAACCAAATAACATTAAATTTAGTTAAATTTATTTATTTTTTACATTAAATTTAATTTAAACAATTATTGTTTAAAGAACACTTCCATGTAAGTATCTATTAGTTTAAAACCTAGTTTTTCATAAACAGGAGTTCCATCCTCTGTACCAAATAATAATACTTCAGATTTTCCTATTTGTTTTGCATGAGATATTAAATAAAACATTATCATCTTTGCATAACCTTTTCCTCTAGCTTCAACTAAAACTGAGATATCATCAATAATAGCATGTTGATCATCAAAGTAAATATTACCTGTTCCAACAAATTTATTATTTTCATCTTTAACTAAAATCATGCGATTAACTTTATTTTCTAAGTTATATTCATGTATTGGTAAGTATTTATCTAATACAATAGTTTCCAAATCAAATGTATTCTCAATAATATCAGTAAATGCTTTAACTTCTATTTGATTTTCAACCACTTTAATATGAGGGTTATTCAAACTACCATTAATTTTTCATTTTTTTGTCTGTAAAACCATTCCTTGGTATACATGTAATAATTCAAATTTTTTCTTAATTAATACTTCATGATTTTGATTATGTTCATTGTTAGAAAAATTAATTCAGGTCATTGCATTTTGCTCTTTCGTAATTTCCTTAACTTGTTTATTGTCTAATTTTAATAAATCATTTGAAACAACTGTTAAGTTATTTTTTTGATCTTTAGTTATCACACATACATGGTCAGTTTGTCAGTTAAAATTTTGTTTTATATATTTTTCATCTGGATTAGCATAATATTTAGTAAAGTTATTTATCAAATCATTTGCGTATGCACTATGCATTATAAATTTCTTTTTCATAGTATTTTCCTTATGTGAATATTATACCCTATAGTTTGTTTTAACCAAAATTTGGACAGTGATATGGTTTTATAGTTAAATATTACTAGAGATTGTAATTAATTATGTTTTATACTTATATAAACTTAATTAATTATTTTTGTTTTACTTTATAACCAAATAAAAAATAAGAGACTTAAATCTCTTATTTTTCTTCATTTTTGATTTCTTTATTAGGGAATACTCCTTGATCATATCTATTACATTTAGCACACATTGTATATGCTATTAATATTAATACTTTTTAAACTACTCAAATGAATATAATTGAACATAAACCTAAAACTAAGTGGAATCTTTCAATACCATTCATTAATTCATCTCTAACTTTTATTGTATCAGTTAAGTCTAATTCGACAATTCCTGTTGTTCCATTTAAGGCATTGCCACCAGCTAATCCATCTAAAAATTAAAATGCTAATGCTAGTCAATTAAAACCAATCGTTGCATTATATAAGTGTATCTTTTCGTTCATTTTATTCTCCTTTTAATTTATTTAAATAATCATTAAATTATATAAAAAAACTCTATGCGAAATACATAAAGTTTTTTAAACTTATTAAATTGTTAATTAATAAATTAAATTTTATTAATTATTGTTGAATCGCTTTTTTTACATTAGCAATAACATCAAATGAAGTTAAACTATCTGTAGCTAATTTGTATCCTTTATCAGCTTTAACTTTAACTGTAAAAGTTTTTTCTGTAGTTTCAGCTTCTTCTTTAGTTTCGCTTCCTTTAGCAGTTGGTTCACCATCTAATACTAAACCTGTTGTTAATTTGACAGCTTTTAAAGCTTCGATTGCTTTTGCATCGCTTTCAAATACTTTATCTTTAACAGCTTCATCTAATAGAGCTTGAACTCCAGTAGTTACAACTTCTGTATCTTCTGGTGTAACTGTTCCTGTTGTAACAGAAGCTTTAACTTCAAAAGAAGTTAAACTATCTTTAGCTAATTTGTATCCTTTATCAGCTTTAACTTTAACTGTAAAAGTTTTTTCTGTAGTTTCAGCTTCTTCTTTAGTTTCGCTTCCTTTAGCAGTTGGTTCACCATCTAATACTAAACCTGTTGTTAATTTAACGGCTTTTAAAGCTTCGATTGCTTTTGCATCGCTTTCAAATACTTTATCTTTAACAGCTGCATCTAATAGAGCTTGAACTCCAGTAGTTACAACTTCTTTGTCTTCACCTTTGTTGTTTGTTCCACATGAAACAGCAACTGAAGCTCCTGTAGCTGTTAAACCAACAGCTCCTAAAATTGATAGTAATTTTTTCATATAATTCCCCTTTTTATATAAAAGCAAACAAAATCTGTTTGCATGATATGATTTTACAAAAAAAAGACAAAAAACACATACTTTTGGTAAAAGTTCCAAAAATTTGTGATTTTGTCTTAAATTTTTTATTCATCTTTATTTTAAAGATTTAAGATATTTTTATTAATATAAAGCCATAATTTATTAAATAAGTTTATACGAAATATAGGGGAATCATATAAATTAAACTTATGATCAATACTAATAATTGTTATATATATTTTAATTAAATATTATTCAAATTATTTTGTTGTTAAAGTTATTGTTTCGCCTTTAACTTTTTTTGAAGTTGCAACAGCTGAAATTTTAACTGTAACTTTTGTTTCGTCTTTTCCATTTGAAGTTGTTGTTACTTGTTCAATTGAAATAGTTACATCTTTATCTAAAGCTAATTTAGCATCATCTTCTAATTTTAATTCAGTGTTTAATGCTGCAAGAACACTATCATTTGATAAGTCAGTTGTTGGAATTTCCATTCCTTCTGCTTCTTTTAAGTCTTTTCTTGGAGTTGTTGCTGGAAGTTCAAATTCTAAAGTTTCACCTTTAATTTTTTTACTTCCAGAAACAGCTGAAATTGTAACTTTTCCTTCTTTAGATTGTTGAGGATTAACAACTGAAATAGTTACATCTTTATTTAATTCTAATTTAGCAACATCTTCTAATTTTAATTCAGTGTTTAATGCTGCAAGAACACTTGTAGGTTTTAAATCTGCTGGAATAGCCATGTCTTTTGCTTCTGATAAGTCTTTTCTTGAATCAGTTACTTTGCCAACTATAAGTTCTAGAGCTTCACCTTTAATTTTTTTACTTGTAGAAACAGCTGAAATTGTAATTTTTCCATCTTTTTCATAAGTAGGTTGATCAATTGAAATAGTTACATCAGTACCTGAAAGTAATTTATCTTTTTCTTCTGTTAATCCTAATTCAGTGTTTAATTCTGCAAGAACTTTTGTACTTGTTAATTCTGTTGGAATTTCCATTCCTTCTGCATCTTTTAAGTCTTTTCTTGAATCAATTGCAAGAGTTATATCACTACCTTCAACTTTTTCACTTGCTTTAATAGCATTTGTACCTGATCCACTTGCTTTAACTACACTAACAGTTCATTTTGTTGCAGGTTTTTCTGGTATTGAACCATTTGCTTCAGCCGCATCGCTTTTGATAGTTACATCTTTATCTAAAACTAATTTAGTTGCATCTGTTGTTAATCCTAATTTTTTGTTTAATGCTTCAAGAATTTGATCAGCTGTAGTTGCAGGAGTTACAGTTAAACCTAATGCTTTAGCATCTAAACCTGTAATATTTGATTTTTTAAATGTTACATTTAAAACAAGTTTACCTGTATATTTTGTACCATTATCTGAAGATTCTAAAGTATAAACAGTTTTAGCAGTTTTTCCTTCACCTGTTGTTGTAACAACTAATTTAACATCTGCTTCATTTAAAATTGGTTCTTCTTTTGTTGTTGCAAAACCATCGTCATCTGTTGCTGTAACTGTTTTAGTATTATTTTTTATAACATATTCTAAAACATCATTATTTGTTGAACCAATTGGTAAAGTAACAACATTGTTTAAGTTTAATTTATTTAAATCATCTTTGAATGTTACTTCAATTGTAACTTCACCAAAGTATTTAACTCCGTTGTTTACTGATTTTAATGTATAAACATTGTTACCTTGATCATCTTTTGTAACAACAAGTTGTACATCTTCTTTAGCAATCAATAAATTTTCTTGACTTGCTTTATTTGCTTCTGTTTGAGCTTTAATAATTAAATCTAAAATTTCATCGTTTGTTGCACCTGTTACTGTTTCAATTTTTGATGCTGTTTCAGCAAGTTTTAATTCTTGTCCTTTTTTAACATTAATTAAAACATTACCTGTAAATTTTGAATCAGCTTTTGGCATTAATGTATATTCTTTTGTTTTTTCATCAAACTTAATTCCAACAGTTTTATCTAAAGCTGCGCTTGGGTTAAGTTCAATAACTTTATTTAATACAACATCAACTTCTGGTGAATCGTCTCCTAAAACAACTGTTGTGTTAGTTACTAATTTAGCTAGATCACTTTCTCATTTAACAGTCATTTTTACTTGACCTGTTAGTCCTTTAAGAGAACCAATAGGTGATGCTTTTACAGTTACTTCAGTATAATCTCCTTTTACTGAATTTGCAAAACTAAAAATAACATCTTTAATTTCTTCTAATTGGTTTGCACCTGTTGATTTATTTGCTTCAAAAATTGCTTCTTTAACAACATCTTTATCATTATTGCTACTTGAAAGAGTAAAATCTTTTACAGCAAATATTTTTGTTAAATCTTTTTCAGCTTCAACTGTAATTAAAACTTCACCTGTATATTTTTCAGTTGCTGAAGTTAAAGTATAAACTGGATTTTTTTCAGTTCCTGTTATTGTTAATTTTAAGTCAGCTTTTGTTAAGTTAGCTTTTGAGTTTTGTGCAATAATTGTGTCTAAAATAACACTTTTGTTTCTCTCATTACCTAATATAACTTTAACATTTTTGTTTGAAACTAAATTAGCTAAATTTGTTTCAACAACCTCAGGACCAGTTGTTTTGTTACCACATGAAACAACAACTGAAGCTCCTGTTGCAGTTATTCCAACCGCTCCTATAATTGATAATAATTTTTTCATTATTTTCTCCTTTTTTTATTTTATTTAATCAACTTAAAAAACCTTACTAAAACTAAAAGAAGTTTGTTAAATAATAAACTAAACCGACAAATAACTCCAAAGGAAAGGAAAAACGTAGTTAACTTTTCCCCTGAAATTAACACTCATAAGCTTATATTAAGTTGCTAAGTATTACTATACACAAAAAAAAAAAAAAACACTTTTTTAAGAAAATTTCCAAAAAAAGTGCATTTTTTTTAAGTTTTTTTAAATGATTTTAATAATTTTTTTATATTGCTTATAATTAAATATCAAGTTATTGTTATAAACCAATCATAAATGATGTAAGGAAAATCAAATAAAGAAAGCTATTATTAAGTATAGTACATATAAAATAACTGAATTACCAATAAATAGATTCTGAAAGTCTACAAATGGATAAGGATATCAACCTGTATTATTATTTTGTAAATATAACTCTCCTCTAATATATACATATGCTAAATAACTAGCTGCATAGATAAATACAATGTATATATCTCATTTTTTATAAAAGTTATAAGTATATCTTTCGTTTCCCATACTAAATTGATAAATAATGAATAATAGAATTGGACATATTAAGTGAGTAACTATGGTACAAAGTATTTGATTAGTACCATAGTTAGCTATACTATCTTCACCTGATTTAGCATAATATACTACACCCATTCAAAAGATTAAAAATACTAACATATTTAAATTCATCATAACCATTCTAAATCGATCAGTTAATATTCCATGTTTTTCTTTCTTGTCAAAGTTAATAATATAAATGATTAATCAGACTATTGTCATGATATTAACTTGTACTGAAAAGAAACTAATTAAGATATCATAATTGGTAAAAGAGTTATTACTATATCAGTATTCAACAAAACTTGAAAGATAAAATCCTCAGCATAAAAAACCTATAAATAGTAAACAGGCTATTAAATGATAATATCAAATCCAGTTTTTATAATATGGTTTATTTCTCATATATTAATTTAAACATAAAAAAGCAAAAGACCATAA
The Mesoplasma entomophilum DNA segment above includes these coding regions:
- a CDS encoding lipoprotein, which translates into the protein MKKRLSILETIVLTATGAFFAVSCSNEK
- a CDS encoding Fic family protein, with protein sequence MEKYLKYWKEDIGFNSNLIENQELTKEQYISYFYQKQETQEYYSVSNKNLNDRFLETLNLARIKEIFIELEIYNFKNAIEFVEKIGFYQKKEINNEYIKQISKILLENFNVSILSRLFVNGLMPTWDKKTQKQVYPNIIGEYRTTGLEKNKSDGSKMVFMSPFYIESNMIKNLEKYNSIVNDPMSTEIEKVNAALLFHINFEFIHPFAEGNGRTGRLILDWMFFRQNLFPINIKNKKNHEEYLRLLNETLSFKEKNREWTLIEEIPSDFKDFFYKLILNESKTIISNELISDEVKKNFISTNKLLEQIKNYNNEKNKFEV
- a CDS encoding GNAT family N-acetyltransferase, with protein sequence MKKKFIMHSAYANDLINNFTKYYANPDEKYIKQNFNWQTDHVCVITKDQKNNLTVVSNDLLKLDNKQVKEITKEQNAMTWINFSNNEHNQNHEVLIKKKFELLHVYQGMVLQTKKWKINGSLNNPHIKVVENQIEVKAFTDIIENTFDLETIVLDKYLPIHEYNLENKVNRMILVKDENNKFVGTGNIYFDDQHAIIDDISVLVEARGKGYAKMIMFYLISHAKQIGKSEVLLFGTEDGTPVYEKLGFKLIDTYMEVFFKQ
- a CDS encoding lipoprotein, with the translated sequence MKKLLSILGAVGLTATGASVAVSCGTNNKGEDKEVVTTGVQALLDAAVKDKVFESDAKAIEALKAVKLTTGLVLDGEPTAKGSETKEEAETTEKTFTVKVKADKGYKLAKDSLTSFEVKASVTTGTVTPEDTEVVTTGVQALLDEAVKDKVFESDAKAIEALKAVKLTTGLVLDGEPTAKGSETKEEAETTEKTFTVKVKADKGYKLATDSLTSFDVIANVKKAIQQ
- a CDS encoding lipoprotein, with translation MKKLLSIIGAVGITATGASVVVSCGNKTTGPEVVETNLANLVSNKNVKVILGNERNKSVILDTIIAQNSKANLTKADLKLTITGTEKNPVYTLTSATEKYTGEVLITVEAEKDLTKIFAVKDFTLSSSNNDKDVVKEAIFEANKSTGANQLEEIKDVIFSFANSVKGDYTEVTVKASPIGSLKGLTGQVKMTVKWESDLAKLVTNTTVVLGDDSPEVDVVLNKVIELNPSAALDKTVGIKFDEKTKEYTLMPKADSKFTGNVLINVKKGQELKLAETASKIETVTGATNDEILDLIIKAQTEANKASQENLLIAKEDVQLVVTKDDQGNNVYTLKSVNNGVKYFGEVTIEVTFKDDLNKLNLNNVVTLPIGSTNNDVLEYVIKNNTKTVTATDDDGFATTKEEPILNEADVKLVVTTTGEGKTAKTVYTLESSDNGTKYTGKLVLNVTFKKSNITGLDAKALGLTVTPATTADQILEALNKKLGLTTDATKLVLDKDVTIKSDAAEANGSIPEKPATKWTVSVVKASGSGTNAIKASEKVEGSDITLAIDSRKDLKDAEGMEIPTELTSTKVLAELNTELGLTEEKDKLLSGTDVTISIDQPTYEKDGKITISAVSTSKKIKGEALELIVGKVTDSRKDLSEAKDMAIPADLKPTSVLAALNTELKLEDVAKLELNKDVTISVVNPQQSKEGKVTISAVSGSKKIKGETLEFELPATTPRKDLKEAEGMEIPTTDLSNDSVLAALNTELKLEDDAKLALDKDVTISIEQVTTTSNGKDETKVTVKISAVATSKKVKGETITLTTK